Below is a genomic region from Pseudomonadota bacterium.
GCCAATACTGCCACACAGGTAACACTTCACCATGTTCTTTAATCGAATATCTTCCGTTAATCCATATTGATTGCATATATCATCAAGGCATTGATCGAGCTCGTCACGTATCACGTAGGCAAGAGTTGATTTCCCAATATCACTTCTATCATGTGTCAAAAAGGCTTTCTGAAATATTCTGCTGAGTTCAAACTGATCAAGAATTCTCAAGAAGTGCATCGGGAAGGGTGAGACCATTTTCTCGTCATAATACACAATCACTTTGGTGAAAAGGGATCTTAGGATAAAGGAAATAATATCAACAAGTCCGATCTGCTGGATCCAGATAATGGAAGTCCTTCTCATATATTATTAGCCAACAGGAACACAGATCTTTTTCTCTAAGATAACAAATCTGTCCGCTTTGCGCATATCATCCGATATCCAATCCGTCTTTGCTAAGTGATTCCACCCAATATATTCTTTTCCGGCAACGTCGCATCAGGTCTTCAAGATTGACGAAATCCTCGGAAATCTGAATCTTTTTCAAGATATAGACGTTGGGCCTGTTTTATGACACCTTCACATTTCTTGCGGAAATAATTCTCCACAAGACGTGAGTTTGCCTCCAGCAGGCAGCGATGGAACTCGTCATCGTCCATCTCTGTATAATTCACAGACAGTAGGTCTGAGTTCACATGCTTATTCTCGTAGAAATCTTCTACATTCTGTAGAAGCCCTTTTTCAATAGCATCGTCGTATAGTGGGGATCCTGGATATGGCGTAACGGGCCGGATGGTCCTCATCTGGGAGCCATCATCGTACTTCAACAGGAACTCCACCCCTTTGTTTAGGGTCTCCCCACTGTCGCCAATATTTCCGAAAATGATATTGAAACCGGGACTTATCCCCGCCTCAAGCGTCGCCTCTATACCCTTAACAATTTGCTTTGTTGTCAAGGATTTCTTCATATTCTTCAATACCGTATCATCCATGGCTTCGATGCCATAATTGATAAAAACACAACCCGCCTTTTTCATTAGTTTCAGTAATTCTGGCTTCGCATAATTCAGTCTCCCGTTGCAAAACCACTTTATATTCAGCCCAGCCTTCAGAAAATCCTCACAGAGAGAAGTCGTTCTTTCAATAGAACTCATCAGAAGCTCATCTGAAAACGTGATGTAGGTTGCGCCGTAGTCAAGTTTCAGCATCCTGATTTCCTCGATGATGCCCTCGCTGCTCCTGGGCCTGAACCCTGTATCCATCCTGTAACAGAATGTGCATTTGAACGTGCACCCTCTGCCCGATAGCACCGGAAGAAGAAAATCCGTACTGGATGCATGTGGCAGTCTCAACAGCCTGTAATAGTCCATAGGGAACAATTCGTACGCCGGGAGCGGAATGGAATCAATATCTTTGATAAGAGGCCTCCTCTCATTGACAATAATTTTATCTCCTTCTCTATAGGCTATCCCCTTAATCCCATTTAGCGCCGCGCCGTTTTTTACGGTCTGCATC
It encodes:
- a CDS encoding radical SAM protein, translated to MRILIVSYDNGSYINWFPQGLGYIAAVLLKEGYQVEIYNQDKHHYPEEHLTEYLNRGKFDVVGVGVIAGYYQYRKLLEISEAISRSKNRPLYILGGSGPSPAPEYFLKKTGADIAVIGEGEATIAETMQTVKNGAALNGIKGIAYREGDKIIVNERRPLIKDIDSIPLPAYELFPMDYYRLLRLPHASSTDFLLPVLSGRGCTFKCTFCYRMDTGFRPRSSEGIIEEIRMLKLDYGATYITFSDELLMSSIERTTSLCEDFLKAGLNIKWFCNGRLNYAKPELLKLMKKAGCVFINYGIEAMDDTVLKNMKKSLTTKQIVKGIEATLEAGISPGFNIIFGNIGDSGETLNKGVEFLLKYDDGSQMRTIRPVTPYPGSPLYDDAIEKGLLQNVEDFYENKHVNSDLLSVNYTEMDDDEFHRCLLEANSRLVENYFRKKCEGVIKQAQRLYLEKDSDFRGFRQS